From the genome of Gammaproteobacteria bacterium, one region includes:
- a CDS encoding integrase, whose protein sequence is MSAIAMNRKLYEALRSIGIKDRNAAAVSEALSEYIVGLRSDVKLLKWMVGFDIVLSLGLLWVVLQIL, encoded by the coding sequence ATGAGTGCAATTGCAATGAATCGCAAACTCTACGAGGCACTGCGCTCGATTGGCATTAAAGACCGGAATGCGGCCGCTGTTTCGGAAGCCTTGTCGGAATATATTGTTGGGCTGAGAAGCGATGTGAAGCTGCTGAAGTGGATGGTCGGCTTTGATATTGTTCTTTCGCTCGGCCTGTTATGGGTCGTGCTGCAGATTCTATAG